A region from the Citrobacter telavivensis genome encodes:
- the pheP gene encoding phenylalanine transporter, whose amino-acid sequence MRDASSASGNGRSEASSEQTPTLQRGLQNRHIQLIALGGAIGTGLFLGIGPAIQMAGPAVLLGYGIAGVIAFLIMRQLGEMVVEEPVSGSFAHFAYKYWGPFAGFLSGWNYWVMFVLVGMAELTAAGIYMQYWLPDVPTWVWAAAFFIIINAVNLVNVRLYGETEFWFALIKVLAIIGMIGFGLWLLFSGHGGERATIDNLWQHGGFLATGWKGLILSLAVIMFSFGGLELIGITAAEARDPHKSIPKAVNQVVYRILLFYIGSLVVLLALYPWVEVKSDSSPFVMIFHDLNSNVVASALNFVILVASLSVYNSGVYSNSRMLFGLSVQGNAPKFLTRVSRRGVPVNSLLLSGAITSLVVLINYLLPKEAFGLLMALVVATLLLNWIMICLAHLRFRAAMRRKGRDTQFKALLYPAGNYICIAFLAMILVLMCTIDDMRLSAMLLPVWVIFLFVAFKLSRKK is encoded by the coding sequence GTGAGAGACGCGTCATCCGCTTCAGGCAACGGTCGTTCTGAAGCGTCGTCGGAACAGACTCCGACGCTGCAACGTGGTTTGCAAAATCGACATATCCAGTTAATCGCCCTCGGCGGCGCAATTGGTACCGGGCTGTTTTTGGGTATCGGTCCGGCGATTCAGATGGCGGGTCCGGCAGTACTGCTGGGTTATGGCATCGCCGGGGTTATTGCCTTTCTGATCATGCGCCAGCTCGGCGAAATGGTCGTCGAAGAGCCGGTATCGGGCTCTTTCGCTCACTTTGCCTATAAATACTGGGGGCCGTTTGCGGGCTTCCTGTCAGGCTGGAACTACTGGGTGATGTTTGTGCTGGTCGGGATGGCTGAACTGACGGCCGCCGGTATCTATATGCAGTACTGGTTACCCGACGTTCCCACCTGGGTCTGGGCCGCGGCCTTCTTTATTATCATTAACGCCGTCAATCTGGTGAACGTCCGTCTGTACGGCGAAACTGAATTCTGGTTTGCGCTCATTAAAGTACTGGCGATTATCGGCATGATCGGCTTTGGCCTGTGGCTGCTGTTCTCGGGTCACGGCGGCGAGCGGGCGACCATCGACAACCTGTGGCAGCACGGCGGTTTTCTGGCGACGGGCTGGAAGGGGCTGATTCTGTCGCTGGCGGTCATTATGTTCTCTTTTGGCGGGCTGGAGCTTATCGGGATCACTGCGGCAGAAGCCCGTGATCCGCATAAAAGCATCCCCAAAGCCGTCAATCAGGTGGTGTACCGTATTTTGCTGTTTTACATCGGTTCGCTGGTGGTTCTGCTGGCGCTCTATCCGTGGGTGGAAGTGAAATCCGACAGTAGCCCGTTTGTGATGATTTTCCACGATCTGAACAGCAACGTGGTGGCTTCAGCACTGAACTTCGTGATTCTGGTGGCATCTCTGTCTGTTTATAACAGTGGCGTTTATTCCAACAGTCGTATGCTGTTTGGTCTGTCAGTTCAGGGCAACGCCCCGAAATTTCTGACCCGCGTCAGCCGTCGTGGCGTGCCGGTGAACTCACTGCTGCTCTCGGGCGCTATCACTTCGCTGGTGGTGCTGATTAACTACCTGCTGCCGAAAGAGGCTTTTGGCCTGCTGATGGCACTGGTGGTGGCAACGCTGCTGCTGAACTGGATCATGATCTGTCTGGCGCATCTTCGTTTTCGTGCTGCGATGCGTCGCAAAGGGCGCGACACCCAGTTCAAGGCGTTGCTCTATCCGGCGGGGAACTACATCTGTATTGCCTTCCTGGCGATGATCCTCGTGCTGATGTGCACTATCGACGACATGCGTCTGTCAGCCATGCT